One region of Mucilaginibacter sp. 14171R-50 genomic DNA includes:
- a CDS encoding ABC transporter ATP-binding protein: MLSIRNIVKQYAGHRALDDVSLEVESGKIFGLLGPNGAGKTSLIRIINQITAPDSGEVFFNGQKLDQSHIGRIGYLPEERGLYKKMEIGEQMIYLARLKGLTRAEATEKLKFWFKKLDMESWWKKKIEELSKGMQQKAQFVATVLHEPDLIILDEPFSGFDPVNAELIKDEILELNRNGATILFSTHRMESVEELCDSIALIHKSHKILDGRVKAIRNSYKNETYLVEYTGSKIAFDGAQPFEVLNETEGEDNSHIIKIKLNANSANDVLQYLIPKTRINMLQEVIPSMNEIFIEKVNLIK, encoded by the coding sequence ATGCTAAGCATTCGTAACATTGTTAAACAATACGCCGGCCACCGCGCGTTAGACGATGTGAGCCTTGAGGTTGAAAGCGGTAAAATTTTCGGCCTGCTTGGGCCAAACGGCGCCGGTAAAACCTCACTCATCCGTATCATCAATCAAATAACCGCCCCCGATTCGGGCGAGGTGTTTTTTAACGGCCAAAAGCTCGATCAATCCCATATCGGGCGTATCGGCTATTTGCCCGAAGAACGCGGCCTGTACAAAAAAATGGAGATAGGCGAGCAGATGATATACCTGGCCCGCCTTAAAGGCCTTACCCGTGCCGAGGCTACTGAAAAGCTAAAATTCTGGTTTAAAAAACTGGACATGGAAAGCTGGTGGAAGAAAAAGATAGAAGAGCTTTCAAAGGGTATGCAGCAAAAGGCCCAGTTTGTAGCAACAGTACTGCACGAGCCCGACCTGATCATACTGGACGAACCCTTTAGCGGTTTCGACCCGGTGAACGCCGAACTGATAAAAGACGAGATACTGGAACTGAACCGCAACGGCGCTACCATCCTGTTCTCTACCCACCGCATGGAGTCGGTTGAGGAGCTTTGCGATTCTATAGCGCTTATCCATAAATCGCACAAAATATTGGATGGCAGGGTTAAAGCTATACGCAATTCATACAAAAACGAAACTTACCTGGTAGAGTACACCGGCAGCAAAATTGCTTTTGATGGCGCGCAGCCATTTGAGGTATTAAACGAAACCGAAGGCGAAGACAACAGCCATATTATCAAAATAAAGCTGAATGCCAACTCGGCCAACGATGTGCTGCAATACCTGATACCAAAAACGCGCATAAACATGCTGCAGGAAGTTATCCCGAGCATGAACGAGATATTCATCGAAAAAGTGAACCTTATTAAATAA
- a CDS encoding ABC transporter permease: MNKVLLIIQREYITRVRKKAFIVMMLAVPLLLAGMTKLIAYVAKDSDQVSKPQTIKVIDESHQFEGKLKNAKNILFVPTNEPLEKAKAGLKDNEDLSILLISKDYAHKPVQFLSKKKPSFALTGEVENQMNKIASTNTMLANHIDTALINKAQKNKVSVSAMEVTETGTKDADVGTSMGVGIACAILIYMSLFIYGAQVMRGVIEEKTSRIIEVIISSVKPFQLMLGKIIGVGLVGLTQFTAWIVLSVIVTKAAGNGPAGGIMGALQTLQNIPFGYILGCFLFYFISGYLLYSALFAAVGSAVDSETETQQFMFPITLPLLFTYLLAVTVLFRAPDSPLAVWLSMIPFTAPVAMMIRIPFGGVPAWQLGLSMFLMVAGFLFTTYIAARIYRVGVLMYGKKASYKELVKWFFYKE; encoded by the coding sequence ATGAATAAAGTATTACTCATTATACAACGCGAGTATATTACCCGTGTGCGTAAAAAGGCCTTTATAGTAATGATGCTTGCGGTACCCCTGCTGCTGGCAGGCATGACCAAGCTTATTGCTTATGTGGCAAAGGACAGCGACCAGGTTAGCAAACCTCAAACTATTAAAGTAATAGATGAAAGCCACCAGTTTGAAGGTAAATTAAAGAACGCCAAAAATATCCTGTTCGTACCCACAAATGAGCCTTTGGAAAAAGCTAAGGCCGGGTTAAAGGACAATGAAGACCTTTCTATATTGCTGATATCAAAGGATTACGCGCATAAGCCCGTACAGTTTCTTTCTAAAAAGAAACCTTCGTTCGCGCTTACCGGCGAGGTAGAAAATCAAATGAATAAAATAGCATCCACCAACACCATGCTGGCTAACCATATTGATACGGCCTTAATAAATAAGGCCCAAAAGAATAAGGTAAGTGTAAGCGCGATGGAGGTTACCGAAACAGGTACCAAGGATGCCGATGTAGGTACCAGCATGGGTGTAGGCATAGCGTGCGCCATCCTTATCTATATGTCGTTGTTTATATATGGCGCGCAGGTTATGCGCGGCGTTATCGAAGAAAAAACCAGCCGCATTATCGAGGTTATTATTTCGTCGGTAAAGCCGTTTCAGCTGATGCTTGGCAAAATTATCGGTGTGGGCCTGGTTGGCCTAACCCAGTTTACCGCATGGATAGTGCTATCGGTAATTGTAACAAAGGCTGCAGGGAATGGCCCCGCAGGCGGTATTATGGGCGCTTTGCAAACCTTACAGAACATACCGTTCGGTTATATATTGGGTTGCTTTTTGTTTTATTTTATATCAGGATATTTACTGTACAGCGCCCTGTTTGCAGCGGTAGGTTCGGCGGTTGACAGCGAGACCGAAACACAACAGTTTATGTTCCCAATAACATTGCCGTTGTTGTTTACTTATCTTTTAGCAGTAACTGTTTTATTCCGCGCGCCTGATAGTCCGCTGGCTGTTTGGTTATCCATGATACCATTTACCGCGCCGGTAGCCATGATGATACGGATACCGTTTGGCGGCGTGCCCGCGTGGCAGTTAGGCCTGTCGATGTTTTTGATGGTAGCAGGCTTTTTATTCACTACTTACATAGCGGCGCGTATATATAGGGTTGGTGTGTTGATGTATGGCAAAAAAGCAAGCTATAAAGAACTGGTAAAATGGTTCTTTTATAAAGAATAA
- the dnaJ gene encoding molecular chaperone DnaJ encodes MAKRDYYDVLGVSKGADADEIKKAYRKMAIKYHPDKNQGDKQAEEKFKEAAEAYEVLSNPEKRQRYNQFGHAANAGSANGGYGGGSMNMDDIFSQFGDIFGGGSPFEGFFGGGGGRQGGGRRVARGSNLRIKVRLSLEEIANGAEKKIKVNKQILCKTCDGTGAKDKASFSTCKTCGGAGSVRRVTNTILGQMQTTSTCPTCNGEGSTITAKCNVCHGDGVVRGEETITINVPAGVSEGMQLSMSGKGNAAPRGGVPGDLIILIEEIPHETLKRDGNNVIYDLHINFVDAALGTSIEVPTIDGKAKIKIDPGTQGGKILRLKGKGVPEVNSYHRGDQLVHVNIWTPKALSREEREALEKLQSSPNFKPNPGKNEKSFFERMKEYFE; translated from the coding sequence ATGGCTAAGAGAGATTATTACGATGTGCTTGGTGTAAGTAAAGGCGCAGATGCTGATGAGATAAAAAAAGCATATCGTAAAATGGCTATCAAATATCACCCGGATAAAAATCAGGGTGATAAACAGGCGGAAGAAAAATTTAAGGAAGCTGCCGAAGCCTACGAGGTGTTAAGCAATCCCGAAAAACGCCAGCGCTACAACCAGTTTGGCCATGCGGCGAACGCAGGTTCGGCAAATGGTGGCTATGGTGGCGGCAGCATGAATATGGACGACATATTCAGCCAGTTTGGCGATATATTTGGCGGCGGCAGCCCGTTCGAAGGTTTCTTTGGCGGTGGTGGCGGCCGGCAGGGCGGTGGCCGCAGGGTAGCACGCGGCAGTAACCTGCGCATCAAGGTAAGGTTATCGCTGGAAGAAATTGCCAACGGCGCCGAAAAGAAGATAAAGGTAAACAAGCAGATACTTTGTAAAACCTGCGATGGTACGGGCGCTAAAGATAAAGCGTCTTTCTCCACCTGTAAAACCTGCGGCGGCGCGGGCTCGGTTCGTAGGGTAACCAACACTATTTTGGGCCAGATGCAAACCACCAGCACCTGCCCTACCTGTAACGGCGAAGGATCGACCATTACCGCTAAATGTAATGTTTGCCATGGCGACGGCGTTGTGCGCGGCGAAGAAACCATTACCATAAACGTACCTGCCGGTGTGAGCGAAGGAATGCAATTGAGCATGAGCGGCAAGGGTAACGCTGCCCCGCGTGGCGGTGTACCGGGCGACCTGATCATCCTGATAGAAGAGATACCGCACGAAACCTTAAAACGCGATGGCAACAACGTCATCTACGATCTGCATATCAACTTTGTAGATGCAGCCTTAGGTACCAGCATTGAAGTACCAACTATTGACGGCAAGGCGAAAATAAAGATAGACCCCGGAACCCAGGGCGGCAAAATACTGCGCCTGAAAGGCAAGGGCGTACCCGAGGTAAACTCGTATCACCGCGGCGACCAACTGGTGCACGTAAACATCTGGACACCGAAGGCGTTAAGCCGCGAAGAACGCGAAGCCCTGGAAAAATTACAGAGCTCGCCAAATTTTAAACCAAACCCCGGCAAAAACGAAAAAAGCTTTTTTGAACGCATGAAGGAGTATTTTGAGTAG
- the grpE gene encoding nucleotide exchange factor GrpE, whose translation MLKKKNKGNSETQENTAATANGNGQVDGNEETNDTGTSANTPSAEEKFKEELTQANDKYLRLYAEFDNFRRRTIKEREEARKTEGKDVIVALLPVLDDFERALRSMDNATDVVSVKEGVALIQHKLKNILSQKGLKEMQSVGATFDPDLHEAITSIPAPTDDMKGKVVDEMEKGYELNERVVRFAKVVVGA comes from the coding sequence ATGCTAAAGAAAAAAAATAAAGGAAATTCAGAAACCCAGGAAAATACCGCAGCGACTGCGAACGGGAACGGACAGGTTGACGGCAACGAAGAGACCAATGATACCGGCACATCGGCAAACACACCATCGGCCGAAGAGAAATTTAAAGAAGAACTTACACAAGCCAATGATAAATATTTAAGGCTTTATGCCGAGTTTGATAACTTCCGCCGCCGTACCATAAAGGAGCGCGAGGAAGCCCGCAAAACAGAAGGCAAAGATGTGATAGTAGCCCTGCTGCCGGTATTAGATGATTTTGAACGTGCTTTACGATCGATGGATAATGCCACCGATGTGGTATCTGTTAAAGAGGGTGTTGCATTGATACAACACAAGCTAAAAAATATATTAAGCCAGAAAGGCTTAAAAGAAATGCAATCGGTAGGTGCCACGTTTGACCCGGATTTGCATGAAGCTATTACCAGCATACCTGCCCCTACTGATGATATGAAGGGTAAAGTGGTAGACGAAATGGAAAAAGGTTATGAGCTTAACGAACGTGTTGTTCGTTTTGCTAAAGTTGTAGTTGGAGCATAA